A stretch of Lactuca sativa cultivar Salinas chromosome 6, Lsat_Salinas_v11, whole genome shotgun sequence DNA encodes these proteins:
- the LOC111902054 gene encoding uncharacterized protein LOC111902054: protein MPAEKFEAYRTFMKHVKALQVNMPFVETMLQTPKYFNLLKGLFVARKDLAEVAEVLLSELPEKKGDPGNIIIPCQFGKEVVTQALTDSGASINLMPLSFFKRLNLLEPRPVNMKIHLADKTIIHPQGVCEDLLIKVDKFIFPVDFVVVDMEEDPKIPIILGRSFLNTACALIDVCESTLTLRVGDESIIFKAMPEAKQKEERKENISLIHLDDEILQKELELLQKEDPTKFLLHSGEDGDVNKDFEELEKLLEESDSENNQEMEKK from the exons atgcctgcagaaaaaTTCGAAGCATATAGAACCTTCATGAAGCATGTTAAAGCCTTACAAGTTAatatgccatttgtggaaacaatgctccaaacACCAAAATACTTCAACTTGCTAAAAGGTCTTTTTGTTGCTAGGAAAgatttggctgaagtcgcggagGTACTATTGAGTGAGCTGCCCGAAAAGAAAGGCGATCCGGGGAATATTATAATTCCGTGCCAGTTTGGTAAAGAAGTTGTCACCCAAGCATTGACCGACTCGGGTGCAAGCATCAATCTGATGCCTTTATCTTTCTTTAAGAGGTTGAATTTACTAGAGCCGAGACCGGtaaatatgaagatccatttagCAGACAAGACAATAATTCATCCGcaaggcgtttgtgaggatctccTTATTAAAGTAGACAAGTTTATATTTCCGGTAGACTTTGTGGTGGTtgacatggaagaagaccccaaaattccaatcattttggggagatcattttTAAACACCGCATGTGCCTTAATTGATGTATGCGAGTCTACATTAACATTGAGGGTGGGTGATGAGTCCATAATATTTAAAGCTATGCCAGAAGCCAAGCAAAAGgaggaaagaaaagaaaacatCTCACTGATCCatttggatgatgagatattacaaaAAGAACTTGAACTTTTGCAAAAAGAAGATCCAACCAAGTTTCTGCTACATTCTGGAGAGGAtggagatgttaacaaggacttcgaggagttagaaaagctactggaagaaTCCGACtcagaaaacaaccaagaaatg GAGAAGAAATAG